One genomic window of Solanum dulcamara chromosome 10, daSolDulc1.2, whole genome shotgun sequence includes the following:
- the LOC129904952 gene encoding glycosyltransferase BC10-like: MFNTPFVISFALLLSFPLLFLFAPQIFPPKHVEISIPDELDDLALFRRATLASIDGSGGAISRLGTTHPRMKIAFLFLTNTDLHFAPLWDRFFANHDDLFNIYIHADPSAKISPPSGRIFKGRFIASKRTRRASPTLISAARRLMATALLDDPLNSYFSLVSQHCIPLHSFNFIYNSLFRSQFPEYRSFIQILSNESYMWDRYVARGQSAMLPEVPFDRFRFGSQFFVLTRRHALVVIRDRRLWRKFRMTCLNEDSCYPEEHYFPTLLSMEDPKGCTQYTLTRVNWTESVDGHPRTYFPAEISSDLIYKLRESNSTYSHMFARKFSPDCLKPLMDIADKVIFRD; this comes from the coding sequence ATGTTTAACACACCCTTTGTTATATCCTTTGCACTTTTGTTATCATTCCCTCTCCTTTTTCTATTCGCGCCACAAATCTTTCCACCTAAACACGTCGAGATCTCGATTCCTGATGAACTTGATGATCTTGCCTTGTTTCGTCGTGCAACCCTAGCTTCAATTGACGGAAGCGGTGGTGCCATCTCACGACTTGGCACCACCCATCCCCGTATGAAGATCGCGTTTCTCTTCCTCACCAACACCGATCTTCATTTTGCCCCTCTCTGGGACCGTTTTTTCGCCAATCATGATGATCTTTTCAACATTTACATCCATGCAGATCCCTCAGCCAAGATTTCTCCACCTAGCGGACGCATCTTCAAAGGCCGCTTCATCGCATCCAAGCGAACCCGACGTGCCTCCCCGACCTTAATATCTGCAGCTCGACGTCTTATGGCGACTGCCCTCTTAGACGACCCATTAAATTCCTATTTTTCCCTCGTATCACAACATTGCATCCCTTTACATTCATTCAACTTTATTTACAATTCTCTCTTTCGATCTCAATTTCCTGAATATCGTAGCTTCATTCAAATACTATCCAATGAGTCGTACATGTGGGATCGTTACGTTGCACGAGGCCAGAGTGCAATGCTACCCGAGGTACCGTTCGATCGGTTCCGGTTCGGGTCACAATTCTTTGTCCTCACAAGAAGACATGCATTAGTGGTGATTAGGGATAGGAGATTATGGAGGAAATTTAGAATGACTTGTTTGAATGAGGATTCATGTTACCCAGAGGAACATTATTTTCCTACACTTTTGTCTATGGAGGATCCTAAAGGCTGCACACAATATACTTTGACACGTGTCAATTGGACAGAGAGTGTCGATGGACACCCACGTACTTATTTTCCGGCAGAGATTTCGTCGGACCTTATTTATAAGCTCCGGGAATCAAATTCTACATATTCTCACATGTTTGCAAGAAAATTCTCACCGGATTGTCTGAAACCTTTGATGGATATCGCGGACAAGGTCATTTTCAGGGATTAa
- the LOC129870552 gene encoding exocyst complex component EXO70A1-like — MGIPRNSGGVGGVVIGVDILSERARMMRDSLQKSQSITDNVVNILGSFDHRLSALETAMRPTQIRTHAIRTAHGNIDKTLKAAEVILSQFDISRQVEIKILKGPHEDLESYLQAIEQLRNNIRFFSNNKSFKSSDGVLNHANSLLTKAISKLEEEFKQLLLSYSKPVEPDLLFECLPNSMRPPSSPGHQDSSGKSHLSNSNAEQNGAENTVYTPPTLIPPRILPLLHDLAQQMVQAGHQQQFVKIYRDTRSPVLEESLRNLGVEKLSKDDVQKLQWEVLEAKIGNWIHFMRIAVKLLFAGERKVCDQILEGFDSLNDQCFAEVTTASVAVLLSFGDAIAKSKRSPEKLFVLLDMYEIMRELHSEIESLFRGKACNEIRESAFGLTKQLAQTAQETFGDFEEAVEKDATKTAVSDGTVHPLTSYVINYVKFLFDYQSTLKQLFQEFENGGDSNSQLAAVTMHIMQALQTNLDGKSKQYKDSALTHLFLMNNIHYMVRSVRRSEAKDLLGDDWVQRHRRVVQQHANQYKRIAWAKILQCLSIQGLTSSGGSNSSGVDGQNSSGVSRSTVRDRLKIFNAQFEELHQRQTQWAVPDTELRESLRLAVAEVLLPAYRSFIKRFGPLVESGRNAQKYVRYSAEDLDRMLSEFFEGKSLNEPKR, encoded by the exons ATGGGTATTCCAAGAAACTCAGGTGGGGTTGGAGGGGTAGTGATTGGTGTTGATATACTGAGTGAAAGAGCAAGAATGATGAGAGATTCATTGCAGAAGAGTCAGTCCATTACAGACAATGTAGTGAACATTTTGGGTTCATTTGATCATCGTCTTTCTGCTCTTGAAACTGCTATGCGTCCCACCCAG ATAAGAACTCATGCTATTAGGACGGCTCATGGAAACATTGACAAGACTTTAAAGGCTGCTGAGGTTATACTGTCCCAATTTGATATTTCTCGTCAG GTGGAAATTAAAATACTTAAAGGGCCACATGAGGACCTAGAAAGTTATCTTCAAGCAATTGAGCAGCTGAGAAACAATATTCGCTTCTTCAGCAACAACAAAAGCTTCAAGAGTAGCGATGGAGTGCTCAATCATGCCAATAGTTTGCTGACCAAGGCTATTTCAAAGCTCGAAGAGGAGTTTAAGCAGCTCTTGTTATCTTATAG TAAACCCGTTGAACCTGATCTTCTGTTTGAGTGTCTCCCAAATTCAATGCGACCACCATCATCACCTGGACACCAGGACTCTAGTGGTAAGAGTCATTTGTCCAATAGTAATGCTGAGCAGAATGGTGCAGAAAACACTGTCTACACACCGCCAACTCTTATACCTCCAAGGATCCTGCCTTTACTACATGATTTAGCCCAACAGATGGTTCAAGCTGGTCACCAACAGCAATTTGTAAAAATATACAG GGATACACGTTCTCCCGTACTGGAAGAAAGTCTTCGCAATTTGGGAGTGGAAAAACTTAGCAAAGATGATGTTCAGAAGCTTCAATGGGAAGTTCTGGAAGCTAAAATTGGAAATTGGATTCATTTTATGCGAATTGCT GTCAAACTGTTATTTGCTGGGGAACGTAAGGTGTGTGATCAAATTCTTGAAGGATTTGATTCACTCAATGACCAATGTTTTGCTGAAGTTACTACCGCGAGTGTTGCGGTGTTGCTTAGTTTTGGTGATGCAATTGCAAAGAGCAAAAGATCACCTGAGAAGTTATTTGTGCTTCTAGATATGTATGAAATAATGCGGGAACTTCATTCAGAG ATTGAATCACTTTTCAGAGGTAAAGCTTGCAATGAAATTAGGGAATCTGCCTTTGGTTTGACAAAGCAGCTTGCCCAGACAGCCCAAGAAACCTTTGGTGATTTTGAAGAAGCAGTTGAGAAAGATGCAACCAAAACTGCTGTCTCAGATGGAACTGTTCATCCCTTGACTAGCTATGTGATTAATTATGTGAAGTTCCTGTTTGA CTATCAATCAACATTGAAACAACTATTCCAAGAATTTGAAAATGGAGGAGATTCAAATTCTCAGCTAGCTGCTGTTACAATGCACATAATGCAGGCTCTTCAGACCAATTTGGATGGGAAATCTAAGCAGTACAAAGATTCTGCTCTGACTCACTTGTTCCTTATGAACAATATTCACTATATGGTCAGATCTGTGCGCAG GTCTGAAGCCAAAGATTTATTAGGGGATGACTGGGTGCAAAGACACCGGAGAGTTGTACAGCAACATGCAAATCAATATAAAAGAATTGCTTGGGCGAAG ATCCTTCAATGTCTATCGATTCAAGGGCTAACATCATCTGGAGGCAGCAACTCTAGTGGTGTAGATGGACAAAATAGTAGTGGAGTTTCAAGATCGACTGTAAGAGATAG GTTGAAGATATTCAATGCACAGTTTGAAGAGCTTCATCAAAGGCAAACTCAATGGGCTGTTCCAGATACTGAGTTGCGAGAGTCATTGAGGCTTGCAGTCGCTGAAGTTTTGCTGCCTGCATACAGATCCTTCATTAAACGCTTTGG GCCTTTGGTTGAGAGTGGTAGAAACGCCCAAAAGTACGTCAGATATTCAGCTGAAGATCTTGACCGTATGCTCAGTGAATTCTTTGAGGGTAAGTCGTTGAATGAGCCCAAACGGTGA